CCCGCCCTCGACGGGCGGGGGGCTGCCGGCCGGGCCGAGCAGTCCGCCCCAGTGGGCGGTGTCGGGCCGCCGGTCGCCGGGACGCTCAGCGGCGGGCATATTCGCGGAAGCCGCGGCCCGTCTTGCGGCCGAGGCAGCCCGCGGCCACCAGGTGCTCCAGGAGCGGCGCGGGGGCGAGACCCGGGTCGCGGAACTCGCGGTGCAGCACCTTCTCGATGGCGAGCGAGACGTCCAGACCGACGACGTCGAGGAGTTCGAACGGCCCCATCGGGTAGCCGCCGCCCAGCTTCATCGCGGCGTCGATGTCGTCGAGGGTGGCGTAGTGCTCCTGGACCATCTTGATCGCGTTGTTCAGGTACGGGAAGAGCAGCGCGTTCACGATGAAACCGGCCCGGTCCCCGCAGTCCACCGGGTGCTTGCGGATCTTCCCGCACAGCTCGCGGACCGTGGCGTGCACGTCGTCCGCGGTCAGGACGGTCCGGACCACCTCGACCAGCTTCATCGCCGGCGCCGGGTTGAAGAAGTGCATCCCGATCACGTCCTGGGGACGTGAGGTGGCACGGGCGCAGGCGACGACGGGCAGCGAGGACGTGGTCGTGGCGAGGATCGCGCCGGGCTTGCAGACCTTGTCGAACACCCCGAACAGCTGCTGCTTGACCTCCAGGTCCTCGGCCACCGCCTCCAGGGCCAGATCGACGTCGGCGAAGGCGTCGTACGAGCCCGCCGGGACGATCAGGTCCAGGGTGCTCGCGGCGGCCTCGGCGGTCATCCGGCCCTTGTCGACCGAGCGGGCCAGGGACTTGCCGATGCGGGCCTTCGCGGCCTGTGCCTTCTCCTCGGTGCGGGCCGCGAGGACGACCTCGTACCCGGCCTTCGCGAAGACCTCGGCGATGCCGGAGGCCATGGTCCCCGAGCCCGCGACGCCGACCGAGCGGACCGTGCGGCCGGGGACCTCGGGGCCGCCGGAGAGGGGGGTCAGCGCGTCCCGCACGACCGTCGCGCTGCCGGGCGCCTCGTAGGAGTAGAAGCCGCGCCCCGACTTGCGGCCGGTCAGGCCCGCCTCGCTGAGCTGCTTGAGGATGGGCGCGGGGGCGTGCAGCCGGTCGCGGGACTCGGCGTACATGGCCTCCAGGACCGTCCGCGCGGTGTCGACGCCGATCAGGTCGAGCAGCGCGAGCGGGCCCATGGGCAGCCCGCAGCCGAGCTTCATCGCGGCGTCGATGTCCTCGCGGGAGGCGTATTTGGCCTCGTACATCGCGGCGGCCTGGTTGAGGTAGCCGAACAGCAGCCCGTCGGCCACGAAACCGGGGCGGTCGCCGACCGCGACGGGCTCCTTGCCGAGGTCGAGCGCGAGGTTGGTGACCGCGGAGACGGCCGTGGGCGCGGTGAGCACCGAGGAGACGACCTCGACCAGCTTCATCGCGGGGGCCGGGTTGAAGAAGTGCAGGCCGAGGACGCGCTCGGGGCGGGCCGAGTCGGCGGCCAGGCGGGTCACCGAGAGGGCGTTGGTGCCGGTGGCCAGGATGGTGTCCGGACGCACGATGCCGTCCAGCGCCCGGAAGACCTGCTGCTTGATGTCGTACGACTCCGGGGTCACCTCGATGACCAGATCGGCGTCGGCGGCGGCCGCGAGATCGGTGAAGGTGCGGAAGCGGGGCAGGGCGTCGGCGCGCTCCTGCTCGCTGAGACGCTCGCGTCGCACGGCGCGGGCGGTGGAGGCTTCGAGGGCGGCGACGGCCTGGGCGGCCGCGGCCTCGCTGATGTCGATGCCGATGACGTCGCGGCCGGCCCGGACGAGGACCTCGGCGATGCCGGTGCCCATCGTGCCGAGGCCGACGACGGCAACGGTCTTGATGGGGGACAGAGGGGTGTCGGACAGGGGAGTTGCCATCGCGGGACTCCAGGAAGAGGGTGACGACTGAGGAGCGCACGCAGGTACGCCCAGGAGGCGCACGGAGTGCGGAGAGTGCGGGTGTTGCCGGGCTGACGAGCGCACACGCCCGGTGCCGTCCGGATGAGGTGCCCGCGAGGGCGCACCCAGGGAACGGTGAAGCCGACCGGCCCTGTCCCGGAGCCATGTCGTACTGAGGTACCTGAGGTACCGAACCGACTGCTCTCACGGTGGCTGCGTCACCAGGCCACCGCAAGCAAGACACGAGTGGGTAACTCGCTCGTCTGAGCTTAACCCGCCGGTAACGAGCGCGCCAGCCCCCGAGTTTGTGATGTAGGTCCCGGAACGACGGGGGCGGCGCCTAGGCTCGGCTTCATGGACGAAGAGTTGCGATCACTCACGGAGCGTCTACGAAACGAGGCGGGGGCTTCGCCGGCGTACGAGCAACTCGTGGCGACCGAGGATCCGAATGTGCTGGCCGAGGCGCTGACCGCGCCCGGACAGCCTTTGTGGGCCCGGGAGTTGGTCGCCTTCCGGCTCGGACTCGCCGGGGACCGGCGGGCCTTCGAGGCGCTCGTCCTGCTGCTGAACCACCGCGACCCACAGCGCTGCGCGTCCGCGGCGCACGCGCTCGCCCGCCTCGGCGATCCGCGCACGGCCCGCGCGGCGGCCGCGCTCGCCACCAACGAACTGCGCGTCGCCTACGCGCTGCATCCCGTACGGCTCCTGGTCGAGCTGCGCGCCCCCGAGGCCGTGCCGGCGCTGATCAGCACTCTGGGGCGCAGGCTGCGCCCCCACGACCCCTACCGCGGGGTCGCCCTGGCCTGTGTGGAGGGGCTCGGGGCGCTGGGGGACGTACGCGCGCGACCCGTCCTGAACGAGGCACTCGCCCATCCGGCACTCGCCGAGGCGGCGGTGCACGCGCTGGCCCGACTGCCCGGGTGACACGGCGGGCGGCCGACGGGCCGCCTCCCGCAGCGCCTCGTCGACCGTGCTCACCGTGTCGTCGCGCCCCGGACCCGGCCCTTCGAGCGTAGTCCGTGACGTCCGCACGGGAACGGGTCGTAACCGCAAAGATGTTCCCGCGCTACGGGCGCGGCCCGGTGCCGGCGTCCGGGCGCGTGAGGGTGCGGGCGTACCGGACCTCGGGTACCGCGACGCCGTCCACGTCGAAGGGTTCCTCCCTACCGTCGGGACCGAACCCGGCCTGTGCGTAGAACCGACGGGCCCTGGTGTTTCCCTCGAGCACCCACAGCAGCATGCGCTCGTGCCCCGCGGCGGTGCAGCGGGCGATCGATTCCCTGAGAAGCGCGCGGCCCACCCCGGTCCCGACCCGCTCGGGATCGACGTAGATCGCGTACAGCTCGGCCGCCCCGACGCCGTCGGCGCGGGCTTCGTCGTCCCGGTACGGGCCGTGGCAGGCCCAGCCGACCACCTCGCCGTTCCGCTCGGCGACCAGGTTCACGATCGCGCCGCCGCCCCGCCCGAAACGCTCGCGCCGCCGGGCCGCGTCCTCGGCCACGCTGAGCGCCTCGAGGTACGCCTCGGGCATCAGCCCCCGGTACGCGGTCTGCCATCCGCGGATGCGGATCTCGGCCACCCGCTCGCAGTCCGAGAGGACCATCTCCCGGATCCGGACCGGGAATGCGCTCACTCGCCCACCACCGCGTACGCCTCGATCTCC
This portion of the Streptomyces mirabilis genome encodes:
- a CDS encoding 3-hydroxyacyl-CoA dehydrogenase family protein, giving the protein MATPLSDTPLSPIKTVAVVGLGTMGTGIAEVLVRAGRDVIGIDISEAAAAQAVAALEASTARAVRRERLSEQERADALPRFRTFTDLAAAADADLVIEVTPESYDIKQQVFRALDGIVRPDTILATGTNALSVTRLAADSARPERVLGLHFFNPAPAMKLVEVVSSVLTAPTAVSAVTNLALDLGKEPVAVGDRPGFVADGLLFGYLNQAAAMYEAKYASREDIDAAMKLGCGLPMGPLALLDLIGVDTARTVLEAMYAESRDRLHAPAPILKQLSEAGLTGRKSGRGFYSYEAPGSATVVRDALTPLSGGPEVPGRTVRSVGVAGSGTMASGIAEVFAKAGYEVVLAARTEEKAQAAKARIGKSLARSVDKGRMTAEAAASTLDLIVPAGSYDAFADVDLALEAVAEDLEVKQQLFGVFDKVCKPGAILATTTSSLPVVACARATSRPQDVIGMHFFNPAPAMKLVEVVRTVLTADDVHATVRELCGKIRKHPVDCGDRAGFIVNALLFPYLNNAIKMVQEHYATLDDIDAAMKLGGGYPMGPFELLDVVGLDVSLAIEKVLHREFRDPGLAPAPLLEHLVAAGCLGRKTGRGFREYARR
- a CDS encoding adenylosuccinate lyase; this encodes MDEELRSLTERLRNEAGASPAYEQLVATEDPNVLAEALTAPGQPLWARELVAFRLGLAGDRRAFEALVLLLNHRDPQRCASAAHALARLGDPRTARAAAALATNELRVAYALHPVRLLVELRAPEAVPALISTLGRRLRPHDPYRGVALACVEGLGALGDVRARPVLNEALAHPALAEAAVHALARLPG
- a CDS encoding GNAT family N-acetyltransferase encodes the protein MVLSDCERVAEIRIRGWQTAYRGLMPEAYLEALSVAEDAARRRERFGRGGGAIVNLVAERNGEVVGWACHGPYRDDEARADGVGAAELYAIYVDPERVGTGVGRALLRESIARCTAAGHERMLLWVLEGNTRARRFYAQAGFGPDGREEPFDVDGVAVPEVRYARTLTRPDAGTGPRP